The sequence GAGTTGAAACCAGCAAGCAAGACCCAACGTTTCAAAATCGGTTATTTGAGAGGTTCGCTTGCTGGGTACGCCGCTGATATTTTCGCCAGTCTGCGTACGGATGCATGACTTTTTTCGTTCGTCAATTGACGGTGTGATCACGGCGATTGTATCGCCAACTTCCGACAGTCAGTACCATCACCGGAACGAGTACTAGCGTCAGGACTACACCGATGTCGGTGAGGTATAACGGAACGTCAGCAGATGATTCAAGCGTCACGATGTCCGTGCCGTTCAGTTCGTCGAGGTATGGCTCGATGTGGGGTCTGGCAATCAACCGCTCGTGTGCTCCGGAAACGAGAATCTGATATGGCTGAACGAGCAACGCGGAACGGAACGGTCGTGAAGCCACGATATCACCACCAAAATAGATCGCCAGCACCATCGGTCCCAGCGTCAAAAAGAGTGCTCGGAGACGCGTTCGGACGAGCGCGGAGACGCCAACTGCCAGCACGGTCAACAACATCGCATATCCGATCGTCACAGCACTGAAGTGCAGATACGTGGCGAGATCGATAGTATCGAACCGAATCCAGATCGTCGCTCCACCAGCGGAAAGTCCGATCGCAGTGATTATACCGGCGGTCACCGCCCTCGTGCACGCGATCCCAAACACGACCGTCCGACGAGAACACGGCAACGTCTGGAGCGTTCGGCTGTATCCTGACTGCACCTGTCCAGCAATTGCGCCGCTCCCTACCAACGCCGCCAGCACGCTCAAAAAGAGGAGCAACCAGCGTGCAAAAAAATGAACGACCAACGGCGTCGGCTCGGCGTTGAGATCACCGGATAGATCGTAGGCGAGATTCAAGTTGTGATGGACCTGCTGCCCAGGAACGGATGGATACCAGGCACCGAACATACAGAGGCCAGCAAAAAGCACCCCACCGAAGACGAGCGCCCGCGATCGGCGTATACGCAAACAGTCGACGGAAACGACTGTCTTCATCGATCGAAGCTGACGAGTAGCTACCGTGGGTGCGTCCTCACTCATCGCCGTCGGTGTGTGTCTTGAAAATATCTTCGAGGGACGGTTGTTCGACTTCGTACGTATCGATAGTTGCCTGTGACTCTTCAACAGCTGACACCACTGTCGCCGTTGCCGCCTGGGATCGACAGCGAGCGATCAGCGTTCGTCCGTCGATCCGCACGCTGTTGACCGTCTCGAGTGAGTCTGTATTTGTTTGCAACTCGCGAAGCTGCTCCGACGCTGGATCCTCAATCCTGATCTTGACCGTTGTTTCATCTTCGAGCCCGGATTTCAGCGATTCGACACTGTCCTCGACGAGCAAGGACCCGTCGTTGATAATCGCGACGCGATCGGCGACGGCCTCGACTTGATCGAGCAGATGCGAGGAAAAAAAGACCGTTGCGCCGCGGTCGACCTCGGTACGAATGATCTCACGCATCATCACGATACCGTGTGGGTCTAGCCCCGTCGATGGCTCGTCGAGAATCAACAGGTCGGGACCACCGACAAGCGCCATCGCCAGTCCAAGTCGTTTCGTCATCCCTTTCGAGTATTCGCCTGCGAGTTGATCTGCTGCGTCCTCGAGTCCGACGCGAGCGAGGACGGTGGCGGGATCGGTCGAGACCCCCCTCGCGGTCGCTGCCAGTTCGACGTGCTCGCGACCAGTAACGGCTGGATACGGCTTGAACCCATCGAGCAACACACCAATATGCTCTCGAGCGGCGATCGGAGACGCCTGTGTGTCGTAGCCGAACACACGCGCAGTTCCCTCACTCGGGCGGACGAGATCCAGCAGTATATCGATCGTTGTCGATTTGCCCGCCCCGTTCGGTCCGAGGTAGCCGTAAACCGTCCCGCTCGGGACAGAAAGCGAGAGATCGTTTATTGCGGTAACCGATCCGAAGCGTTTTGTCAACTGCTCTGTTTCGATAGCGAGTGTCATGGTTATGATATCGTAATATCTATGTTCCGGTACGAATAGAGCCCGGCGATCGCTGCACAGAACAACCAGGCACAAAGCGATAGCACAGCAGCTTCAGTATAGTGATATATCGAATCCAAACGGTACTGACTCGGCCTTGCCTGAAAGGTCGTTGCCCACTTAATATCGATGCCTGCGACCAGCGCGTAGTAGACTGCTCTGGGAGTGAGCAGTATCACCTCCGGACGCAGGGCCTGGAGTGGGCTATACACGAAGATAATTAGAAATCCGAACAGAAGAGACGACGTGTATGCGCGTCGCCGACTGGTCGCCCGTGCCGAGATGGCCGCCCCAACAACCACCAGTGTGGCCGTGATGGCGAGGAGGACTGCGGTATAGCCAGCGAAATGAACCGGTGAGAAGGGAACTCCCTGACGCCATGTCTCCAGAAGCGCACCCATCATGAGCAGACAGATGATGCCACTCATCATCGCGACTCGAGCAGCCACGAGTCCGACGAAGACCGTCCATCGGCTGTACGGAAGCGACTGTAGCAGCCGCAATGTGCCAGTATCTCGGTGACCCGCAACTGTCGTCGCTCCGAAAAGGAGTGGGGTACAAATGACGAATAACAACAACAATGGATCCCGTGCAAGGGTGAGGATTACCCGGCCCTCATAAAGCG is a genomic window of Natrarchaeobaculum aegyptiacum containing:
- a CDS encoding ABC transporter permease, whose amino-acid sequence is MSEDAPTVATRQLRSMKTVVSVDCLRIRRSRALVFGGVLFAGLCMFGAWYPSVPGQQVHHNLNLAYDLSGDLNAEPTPLVVHFFARWLLLFLSVLAALVGSGAIAGQVQSGYSRTLQTLPCSRRTVVFGIACTRAVTAGIITAIGLSAGGATIWIRFDTIDLATYLHFSAVTIGYAMLLTVLAVGVSALVRTRLRALFLTLGPMVLAIYFGGDIVASRPFRSALLVQPYQILVSGAHERLIARPHIEPYLDELNGTDIVTLESSADVPLYLTDIGVVLTLVLVPVMVLTVGSWRYNRRDHTVN
- a CDS encoding ABC transporter ATP-binding protein is translated as MTLAIETEQLTKRFGSVTAINDLSLSVPSGTVYGYLGPNGAGKSTTIDILLDLVRPSEGTARVFGYDTQASPIAAREHIGVLLDGFKPYPAVTGREHVELAATARGVSTDPATVLARVGLEDAADQLAGEYSKGMTKRLGLAMALVGGPDLLILDEPSTGLDPHGIVMMREIIRTEVDRGATVFFSSHLLDQVEAVADRVAIINDGSLLVEDSVESLKSGLEDETTVKIRIEDPASEQLRELQTNTDSLETVNSVRIDGRTLIARCRSQAATATVVSAVEESQATIDTYEVEQPSLEDIFKTHTDGDE
- a CDS encoding ABC transporter permease subunit; this translates as MWGMLYILLFEIRRHLRAKRTVASACVLVMCYLLWISHSLRITTFEETTMITMLHFQARSLYEGRVILTLARDPLLLLFVICTPLLFGATTVAGHRDTGTLRLLQSLPYSRWTVFVGLVAARVAMMSGIICLLMMGALLETWRQGVPFSPVHFAGYTAVLLAITATLVVVGAAISARATSRRRAYTSSLLFGFLIIFVYSPLQALRPEVILLTPRAVYYALVAGIDIKWATTFQARPSQYRLDSIYHYTEAAVLSLCAWLFCAAIAGLYSYRNIDITIS